The proteins below come from a single Asanoa ferruginea genomic window:
- a CDS encoding transglycosylase domain-containing protein, translating into MSQIPSDAAAAGSAEPAKAPGKRSRRKTWLVSGLAVLLVMCGGGAAIGAYYVDTVPPPDELVLPESTTLYYADGKTPMAKLGTENRTILPYEQMNDAVKQAIVAAEDRTFWTNEGIDFRGVLRAAWNNVTGGDRQGASTITQQYARIAADLNGVTYSRKLREAVMAWKLDDQHSKDEILGFYLNTVSFGRGAYGIEAAAQTFFGKTARKDASRESQLTRSEAAVLAAMVKQPEANPDDPEGQPGYDPKRNDKARQNSIERWRYIRDGMVALGYLTAAEGADLAYPDTVRDYDPRAGQSGLDRPSGLVVNHVLSELRGVDPFKDRPFDYVRNGGFRIVTTVDKRAQDAAEDAANIHGEKAPDVVRGQPKNWQSALVAVQPGSGRVLAYYGGNDGLGADNAGWYLDEDGNASGFGQHPPGSSFKVYDLAEALRQGISPKQRFDSPATKEFPKSGRTRDSAAGPIRNSGSAGCQPRCALWEATVASLNTTYFGLTEQLGVPAVIDMARKAGVESMWANEQGKPKPVRVDLLETPAEEAAARFSTEVGIGQYGITVQDHANGMATFAAGGKRANAHFVRSVSKGDDEIYKEQLTQTDVGLNEEQAKQLNWTLRQVEAAKVPDWDAAGKTGTWQAGKSTTQNQHAWMVGYTGAIAAAVWLGTTDGKPLRTKDGSYDVFGASYPGRIWQQFMTQAAKAMELDPDDYRFAQPGFPQETPSAPPSAETPPTRTPEPTDPPQPTPSTEPTPTPKPTKPPKPTPTTRPSDPATPAIDDVAR; encoded by the coding sequence ATGTCCCAGATTCCGAGCGACGCGGCCGCGGCCGGCTCCGCCGAACCGGCCAAAGCCCCGGGCAAGCGCTCGCGCCGCAAGACGTGGCTGGTCAGCGGCTTGGCCGTGCTGCTGGTCATGTGCGGTGGCGGTGCGGCGATCGGCGCCTACTACGTCGACACCGTGCCGCCGCCCGACGAGTTGGTGCTGCCCGAGTCGACGACGCTCTACTACGCCGACGGGAAAACGCCGATGGCGAAGCTGGGCACGGAAAACCGCACGATCCTGCCGTACGAGCAGATGAACGACGCGGTCAAGCAGGCGATTGTGGCGGCCGAGGACCGGACCTTCTGGACGAACGAGGGCATCGACTTCCGCGGTGTGCTGCGCGCCGCGTGGAACAACGTCACCGGCGGTGACCGGCAGGGCGCCTCGACGATCACCCAGCAATACGCCCGGATCGCCGCTGATCTCAACGGGGTCACCTACTCCCGCAAGCTGCGCGAGGCCGTGATGGCCTGGAAGCTGGACGACCAGCACAGCAAAGACGAGATCCTCGGCTTCTATCTCAACACCGTGTCGTTCGGCCGCGGGGCGTACGGCATCGAGGCGGCGGCGCAGACGTTCTTCGGCAAGACGGCCCGCAAGGATGCGTCCCGAGAGAGCCAGCTGACGCGGTCTGAGGCCGCTGTGCTGGCAGCGATGGTCAAACAGCCGGAGGCGAACCCGGACGACCCCGAGGGACAGCCTGGCTACGACCCGAAGCGCAACGACAAGGCCCGCCAGAACTCGATCGAGCGATGGCGTTATATCCGCGACGGGATGGTCGCGCTCGGTTACCTGACGGCGGCCGAGGGCGCGGACCTCGCCTACCCAGATACCGTCCGTGACTACGATCCCCGGGCGGGTCAGTCGGGCCTCGACCGGCCGAGCGGGCTCGTCGTCAACCACGTGCTGAGCGAGTTGCGGGGAGTCGACCCGTTCAAGGACCGCCCGTTCGACTATGTCCGCAACGGTGGCTTCCGGATCGTGACGACGGTCGACAAGCGGGCACAGGACGCGGCCGAGGACGCCGCGAACATCCACGGCGAGAAGGCACCGGACGTCGTACGCGGACAGCCCAAGAACTGGCAGTCGGCGCTGGTGGCCGTGCAACCCGGCAGCGGCCGGGTGCTCGCTTACTACGGCGGCAACGACGGTCTCGGCGCCGACAACGCGGGGTGGTACCTCGACGAGGACGGCAACGCGTCCGGGTTCGGGCAGCACCCGCCGGGCTCGTCGTTCAAGGTGTACGACCTCGCGGAGGCGCTGCGGCAGGGCATCTCCCCGAAGCAGCGGTTCGACTCTCCGGCGACCAAGGAGTTCCCGAAGAGCGGCCGCACGCGCGACAGTGCGGCTGGCCCGATCCGCAACTCCGGCAGTGCGGGTTGCCAGCCGCGGTGCGCGCTCTGGGAGGCGACCGTCGCGTCGCTGAACACCACCTACTTCGGGCTCACCGAGCAGCTCGGCGTGCCCGCCGTCATCGACATGGCACGCAAGGCGGGCGTCGAGTCGATGTGGGCGAACGAGCAGGGCAAGCCCAAACCTGTTCGGGTCGACCTGCTCGAGACGCCGGCCGAGGAGGCGGCAGCCCGGTTCTCCACCGAGGTCGGCATCGGTCAGTACGGCATCACGGTGCAGGACCACGCGAACGGCATGGCGACGTTCGCGGCCGGCGGCAAGCGCGCGAACGCGCACTTCGTCCGATCGGTGTCCAAAGGAGACGACGAGATCTACAAGGAGCAGCTGACGCAGACGGACGTCGGGCTGAACGAGGAGCAGGCCAAGCAGCTCAATTGGACGCTGCGCCAGGTCGAGGCCGCGAAGGTTCCGGACTGGGACGCGGCGGGCAAGACCGGCACCTGGCAGGCGGGCAAGAGCACCACGCAGAACCAGCACGCCTGGATGGTCGGCTACACGGGTGCGATCGCCGCGGCGGTGTGGCTGGGCACCACGGACGGCAAGCCGCTGCGCACGAAGGACGGCAGTTACGACGTGTTCGGCGCGAGCTATCCGGGCCGGATCTGGCAGCAGTTCATGACACAGGCGGCCAAGGCGATGGAACTCGACCCGGACGACTACCGGTTCGCGCAGCCCGGGTTCCCGCAGGAAACGCCGTCCGCGCCGCCCAGCGCGGAGACGCCGCCGACTCGCACTCCCGAGCCGACCGATCCGCCGCAACCGACGCCGTCGACCGAGCCCACGCCAACACCCAAACCGACCAAGCCGCCGAAGCCGACCCCGACCACGCGTCCATCCGACCCGGCCACGCCAGCGATAGACGACGTCGCGAGGTAG
- a CDS encoding substrate-binding domain-containing protein, which yields MLPHAGQGSNQAIEDAAALAAYLSADGLSVAAGPRKYEHLRKARTRKIQLGSRGNAACFQLPDGRPADERNARLQSPPDNVAWRPTLACEAVMTAAARTDQTLSDRDKGSKWSPSADVTGPDHHLAATVSLAVATSSAVEPASSFIAGCAARTVPGRASRRSNRRPAGRLGEGSDPTMTSTTFNNSSRRRAIAIIAAVSTAVTVAACNRGESSSSGTGGEAAIGVSLITKDSTNPFFVAMQKGAKQDATKNNVKLTVASGKEEGDDQGQITAIEDAIARGDKGILITPMSNGVNASMTKARDAGLYVIALDTPPDPADTVDITFATDNRAAGKLDGQWAAAQLDGKPAVIALLDLFDDKIVSVDYNRDQGFLEGMGIDVADPKKNGDEAKTGKYTGGKGGTYTIVCNEAGQGAEDGGRSAMERCLAKNPNINLVYTINEPTAVGANASLKAAGKTAIIVSVDGGCAGVASVESGVVGATAQQYPLKMATLGMEAIAKIARGGEKPKTSPGLDFYNTGVALVTDKKVDGVDSISSAEGAKICWGN from the coding sequence ATGCTCCCGCACGCCGGTCAGGGCAGCAACCAGGCGATCGAGGACGCGGCGGCGCTCGCGGCCTACCTGTCCGCCGACGGGCTCTCGGTGGCGGCGGGGCCGCGGAAGTACGAGCACCTACGCAAGGCCCGCACCCGCAAGATCCAGCTAGGCTCGCGCGGCAACGCGGCCTGCTTCCAGCTGCCCGACGGCCGCCCAGCCGACGAGCGCAACGCCCGCCTCCAGTCGCCGCCCGACAACGTGGCCTGGAGGCCGACGCTCGCGTGCGAGGCGGTCATGACGGCGGCGGCCCGCACCGACCAGACCTTGTCCGACCGCGACAAGGGATCTAAGTGGTCTCCATCGGCGGACGTCACTGGACCGGATCACCATCTGGCAGCTACGGTCAGCCTGGCAGTAGCGACCAGTTCAGCAGTGGAGCCGGCCTCCTCCTTCATTGCTGGTTGCGCAGCCAGGACGGTCCCAGGCCGGGCTAGCCGCCGGTCAAATCGGCGACCTGCTGGCCGCCTAGGAGAGGGGAGCGACCCCACCATGACTTCTACGACTTTCAACAACTCGTCCCGCCGACGGGCAATCGCCATCATCGCGGCGGTCTCGACCGCCGTGACCGTGGCAGCCTGCAACCGTGGCGAGTCCTCCAGTTCGGGTACCGGCGGCGAGGCGGCCATCGGCGTCAGCCTCATCACCAAGGACTCCACCAATCCGTTTTTCGTTGCCATGCAGAAAGGCGCAAAGCAGGACGCCACGAAGAACAACGTGAAGCTGACCGTCGCCTCGGGCAAGGAGGAGGGTGACGACCAGGGCCAGATCACCGCGATCGAGGACGCCATCGCCCGCGGCGACAAGGGCATCCTCATCACCCCGATGAGCAACGGCGTCAACGCCTCCATGACGAAGGCTCGGGATGCGGGCCTGTACGTGATCGCGCTGGACACCCCGCCGGACCCGGCGGACACCGTCGACATCACGTTCGCCACCGACAATCGTGCGGCTGGCAAGCTGGACGGGCAGTGGGCGGCCGCGCAGCTCGACGGCAAGCCGGCGGTCATCGCCCTGCTCGACCTGTTCGACGACAAGATCGTGTCGGTCGACTACAACCGCGACCAGGGCTTCCTCGAGGGCATGGGCATCGACGTCGCCGACCCGAAGAAGAACGGCGACGAAGCGAAGACCGGTAAATACACGGGTGGCAAGGGTGGCACGTACACCATCGTCTGCAACGAGGCCGGACAGGGCGCCGAGGACGGTGGCCGGTCCGCTATGGAGAGGTGCCTCGCCAAGAACCCCAACATCAACCTCGTCTACACGATCAACGAGCCGACGGCTGTCGGGGCGAACGCCAGCCTGAAGGCCGCCGGCAAGACGGCCATCATCGTCTCCGTGGATGGTGGATGCGCCGGCGTCGCGAGCGTCGAGAGTGGCGTTGTGGGTGCGACCGCCCAGCAATATCCGCTCAAGATGGCGACGCTCGGCATGGAGGCCATCGCCAAGATCGCCCGCGGTGGTGAGAAGCCGAAGACCTCGCCCGGCCTCGACTTCTACAACACCGGCGTCGCGCTGGTGACCGACAAGAAGGTGGATGGAGTCGACAGCATCTCCTCTGCCGAGGGCGCCAAGATCTGCTGGGGTAACTGA
- a CDS encoding ABC transporter permease, which yields MAFVVFFIATPTFLTANSMGILLQQTAVVATLAVGQTLVILTAGIDLSVGAIMVLTMMVMASLARDGGMPGLLALVIGFVLALAAGALNGFLVTRINLPPFIVTLGTLSVYTAIALLYSGGESIQASHLPGLLNVLGEGFAIGSFRLTWGIVVMVIIYAIVGFALSQTAWGRYVYAVGDDPESARLSGVPSKRILLAVYTVAGLIYAIAAWELIGRAGAATPNAVPDANLQSITAVVIGGTSLFGGRGVLIGTLLGALIVQTLQFGLSQMGVDQQWRVLATGILIVVAVAADQWIRKVKA from the coding sequence GTGGCCTTCGTGGTGTTCTTCATCGCCACGCCCACGTTCCTCACCGCCAACTCGATGGGCATCCTGCTCCAGCAGACCGCCGTCGTCGCGACGCTCGCGGTCGGCCAGACGCTGGTCATTCTCACGGCGGGCATCGACCTGTCGGTCGGGGCCATCATGGTGCTGACGATGATGGTCATGGCCTCGCTCGCCAGGGACGGGGGCATGCCGGGCCTTCTTGCCCTGGTGATCGGATTCGTGCTCGCCTTGGCGGCCGGAGCGCTCAACGGATTTCTCGTCACCCGGATCAACCTGCCGCCGTTCATCGTCACGCTCGGCACGCTCAGCGTCTACACCGCGATCGCCCTGCTGTACTCCGGTGGTGAGAGCATTCAGGCCTCTCACCTGCCCGGGTTGCTCAACGTCCTCGGCGAAGGCTTCGCCATTGGAAGCTTCCGGTTGACCTGGGGCATCGTCGTCATGGTGATCATCTACGCCATCGTCGGCTTCGCTCTGTCGCAGACGGCGTGGGGCCGATACGTGTACGCCGTAGGCGACGACCCCGAGTCCGCGCGCCTTTCCGGCGTGCCCAGCAAGCGAATCCTGCTCGCCGTCTACACGGTCGCCGGGCTGATCTACGCCATCGCCGCCTGGGAACTCATCGGACGTGCTGGGGCCGCGACGCCAAATGCCGTTCCCGACGCCAACCTGCAGTCCATCACGGCTGTCGTCATCGGAGGCACGAGCCTCTTCGGTGGCCGTGGCGTCCTGATCGGCACCCTTCTCGGCGCCCTCATCGTCCAGACGCTCCAGTTCGGATTGTCCCAGATGGGCGTCGACCAGCAGTGGCGCGTGCTCGCGACCGGCATCCTCATCGTCGTGGCCGTCGCTGCCGACCAATGGATCAGGAAGGTCAAGGCATGA
- a CDS encoding ATP-binding cassette domain-containing protein has product MTTPDLEVAHGGVPVGKEGIYRQQPILSARKLVITFGRVVGLDGVDLDLYPGEILAVIGDNGAGKSTLIKCLTGAYIPDSGEILMNGQPVHFRKPQDARMAGIETVYQQLAVVPALDIASNLYLAREERRKGPLGSVFRMLDKKGMERRAGQAIQRLGIQTIQNMGQAVETLSGGQRQAVAVARAAAFGSKVVVLDEPTAALGVKESGMVLEMIKQLRDGGLSIILISHNMPHVWEVADRIHIQRLGALAGVITPQSHDMGEGVAIMTGAKRLAPNA; this is encoded by the coding sequence ATGACCACACCAGATCTCGAGGTTGCCCATGGTGGCGTTCCCGTGGGCAAGGAGGGCATCTACCGCCAGCAGCCCATCCTGTCAGCGCGCAAGCTCGTCATCACCTTCGGCCGGGTCGTCGGCCTGGACGGGGTGGACCTCGATCTCTACCCCGGCGAGATCCTCGCCGTCATCGGTGACAACGGCGCCGGCAAGTCGACGCTCATCAAGTGCCTCACCGGGGCGTACATCCCTGACTCCGGCGAGATCCTGATGAATGGGCAACCGGTCCACTTCAGGAAGCCCCAAGACGCCCGAATGGCGGGTATCGAAACGGTATACCAGCAACTCGCCGTCGTCCCGGCCCTCGACATCGCGAGCAACCTCTACCTCGCCCGCGAGGAGCGTCGCAAGGGTCCGCTCGGCTCGGTCTTCCGGATGCTCGACAAGAAGGGCATGGAGCGCCGCGCTGGCCAGGCGATACAGCGCCTTGGCATTCAGACCATCCAGAATATGGGTCAGGCCGTCGAGACCTTGTCCGGCGGCCAACGCCAAGCCGTCGCGGTAGCCCGCGCCGCGGCCTTCGGAAGCAAGGTCGTCGTCCTCGACGAGCCGACGGCAGCCCTTGGTGTCAAGGAGTCAGGCATGGTCCTAGAGATGATCAAGCAGTTGCGCGACGGCGGCCTGTCGATCATCCTCATCAGCCACAACATGCCGCATGTGTGGGAAGTCGCCGACCGCATCCACATCCAGCGGCTGGGTGCTCTGGCGGGAGTGATCACCCCGCAGTCACACGACATGGGTGAAGGCGTGGCGATCATGACGGGCGCCAAGCGGTTGGCGCCCAACGCGTGA
- a CDS encoding carbohydrate kinase family protein produces MSPRTYDVVVATGGIGSGMFLALTGDHTLGREESRAATLLDQRDYCKLHIVCHYVQRLLGTGVRVFPIGKVGDDANGRTVAEEMRTAGMDMSFVTVSSRPTLFSVCFVYPGGDGGNITTAGSASDCVGPQDIRHAGPVVAAHYGKGIAVALPEVPLEARYALLELATEAAFFRVAAFVPGELEQVLTSGLLKKVDLLAVNLDEAAALAGMVAEGASVPSVVEAAVRRLAEVNPRMSVVVTAGGHGSWAWDGQALTHAAALDVTVANTAGAGDAHLAGLVVATARGIPLATANRYAALVSGLKVTSRHTINPDLTADRVQAVAENLGLPLPPGLPGSPHHAG; encoded by the coding sequence ATGAGTCCGCGGACGTACGACGTTGTGGTGGCGACGGGTGGCATCGGCTCGGGCATGTTCCTCGCGCTGACGGGCGACCACACTCTTGGGCGGGAAGAGAGCCGGGCGGCGACGCTGCTCGACCAGCGCGACTATTGCAAGCTCCACATTGTCTGCCACTACGTCCAACGGCTGCTGGGGACCGGCGTCCGGGTCTTTCCGATCGGCAAGGTCGGCGACGACGCGAACGGCAGGACCGTCGCCGAGGAAATGCGTACGGCGGGTATGGACATGTCGTTCGTGACGGTCTCGTCCCGCCCCACACTGTTTTCGGTGTGCTTCGTCTACCCCGGTGGCGACGGCGGCAACATCACCACAGCGGGCTCGGCGAGCGATTGCGTCGGGCCGCAGGACATCCGGCATGCGGGCCCCGTGGTCGCGGCCCACTACGGCAAGGGCATCGCTGTCGCACTGCCAGAGGTGCCACTCGAAGCGCGGTACGCGTTGCTCGAACTCGCGACGGAGGCGGCGTTCTTCCGGGTCGCGGCCTTCGTCCCCGGAGAGCTCGAGCAGGTTCTGACCTCCGGGCTGCTCAAGAAGGTTGATCTGTTGGCCGTGAACCTCGACGAGGCAGCCGCACTGGCCGGAATGGTGGCGGAGGGTGCATCCGTCCCGAGCGTGGTCGAGGCGGCCGTTCGCCGACTCGCTGAGGTGAATCCGCGTATGTCCGTGGTCGTGACGGCCGGCGGCCACGGTAGCTGGGCATGGGACGGCCAGGCCCTCACCCATGCGGCCGCCCTCGACGTCACGGTGGCCAATACCGCCGGAGCCGGCGACGCCCACCTCGCCGGACTCGTGGTGGCGACGGCGCGTGGGATCCCCCTGGCGACCGCGAACCGCTACGCCGCACTGGTCTCCGGCTTGAAGGTGACCTCACGCCACACGATCAATCCAGACCTCACGGCGGACAGGGTGCAGGCAGTGGCCGAGAACCTCGGGTTGCCGCTGCCGCCGGGCCTGCCGGGGTCACCCCACCACGCCGGATGA
- a CDS encoding 6-phosphogluconolactonase: MDHPDRRIPLRLCRDSAEMGLLMARELVEEITRSAREGTTLRIVVPCGPSCWYAPFTELVNARRVNLSHVEVFHMDECLDWEGTQLPRNHPYSFRGFMERNFYGPIAPELNVPQARRHWPEPDALDEISRNLVEQPADLVYGGWGQDGHIAYNQARRHPYSPVTVQQLRASTARVQDNNLDTVIALAQRTFGGAYQFVPPMSVTLGLSEILPARKIRLFSDTGAWKQTALRVALFSEVTPEYPITLLQEHSDALLTATVETAQHPVSQHPEWDLGVLP; encoded by the coding sequence GTGGACCATCCCGACCGTCGCATACCGCTTCGGCTCTGCCGGGACAGCGCCGAGATGGGCCTGCTGATGGCCCGGGAGCTCGTCGAGGAGATAACCCGCAGCGCGCGCGAGGGAACCACCCTGCGAATCGTCGTACCCTGCGGGCCGAGCTGTTGGTACGCGCCGTTCACCGAACTGGTCAACGCGCGCCGGGTGAACCTCTCCCACGTCGAGGTGTTCCACATGGATGAGTGCCTCGACTGGGAGGGCACGCAACTCCCCCGCAACCACCCGTACAGCTTCCGGGGTTTCATGGAACGGAACTTCTACGGTCCCATCGCGCCGGAGCTCAACGTCCCGCAGGCCCGCCGGCACTGGCCGGAACCTGACGCGCTCGACGAGATCTCGCGCAACCTCGTGGAGCAACCGGCCGACCTCGTGTACGGCGGGTGGGGACAGGACGGGCACATCGCCTACAACCAGGCACGCCGCCATCCCTACAGTCCCGTGACGGTCCAACAGCTGCGGGCGTCGACAGCCAGGGTGCAGGACAACAACCTCGACACCGTCATCGCGCTCGCCCAGCGCACTTTCGGCGGCGCGTATCAGTTCGTACCCCCGATGTCCGTCACGCTCGGTCTCAGCGAGATCCTCCCCGCACGCAAGATCAGGTTGTTCAGCGACACCGGCGCATGGAAGCAGACGGCCCTGCGGGTGGCCCTGTTCAGTGAGGTCACCCCGGAGTATCCGATCACGCTGCTGCAGGAGCACTCCGACGCGCTGCTCACGGCCACCGTCGAAACGGCGCAACATCCGGTCAGCCAGCACCCTGAGTGGGACCTCGGCGTGCTTCCATGA
- the melA gene encoding alpha-galactosidase, translating to MTKIAIIGAGGYEFPLQLMNDFLSFDSTKDATYSLMDIDAGSLRRTERLARRLVEAHALTARIEPTTNRREALRGADFVVVCFQVGGRDAYAIDMEIPRRYGIDQTVGDTLGPGGVFRGLRSMSALDEIVSDMRELCPDALMLNYANPMAINCWFVSTAGIRVTGLCHSVQHTADELADIMGLEAGEWSFRAAGINHQAWMLDFRHRGRDVMPELRAAVAAYHRGDLAPARPLDEWYAGGREGVRTAIMDLTGFFQTESSHHASEYYPHFRRSAEDVRALLPQRWDYLEITQGNNDAELERLADDFAAGTLAVSEEYAARIVDSVVTNTPRVVYGNVPNTGLITNLPNGSCVEVPCLVDQNGVQPTFVGDLPAACAGINLASVGYQHCVVEAYRQRSKDLIYAAASLDRLTSSLLSLDQIRRMCDEMIEAQQQWLPDVR from the coding sequence ATGACGAAGATCGCGATCATCGGTGCCGGTGGCTACGAGTTCCCACTGCAGCTGATGAACGACTTTCTCTCGTTCGACAGCACGAAGGACGCCACCTATTCGCTGATGGACATCGATGCGGGGTCGTTGCGCCGCACCGAGCGGCTGGCCCGCCGGCTGGTCGAGGCGCACGCGCTCACGGCCCGGATCGAGCCAACGACGAACCGTCGGGAGGCCTTGCGTGGCGCGGACTTCGTCGTCGTGTGTTTCCAGGTCGGCGGTCGCGATGCCTATGCGATCGACATGGAGATCCCTCGCCGCTACGGAATCGACCAGACCGTCGGGGACACGCTGGGCCCCGGCGGAGTGTTCCGCGGCCTGCGCTCCATGAGCGCGCTCGACGAGATCGTCTCTGACATGCGTGAGCTGTGTCCCGATGCCCTGATGTTGAACTACGCGAACCCCATGGCCATCAACTGCTGGTTCGTATCCACGGCGGGCATCCGCGTCACCGGCCTCTGCCACTCCGTCCAGCACACCGCCGACGAGCTGGCCGACATCATGGGACTCGAAGCCGGGGAATGGTCCTTCCGCGCGGCGGGAATCAACCACCAGGCCTGGATGCTGGACTTCCGGCATCGGGGGCGCGACGTCATGCCCGAGCTGCGCGCCGCCGTCGCCGCCTATCACCGCGGCGACCTGGCACCGGCACGGCCGCTGGACGAGTGGTACGCCGGCGGTCGTGAGGGTGTCCGGACAGCCATCATGGACCTGACCGGGTTCTTCCAGACCGAGTCCAGCCACCACGCGTCCGAATACTATCCGCACTTCCGGCGATCGGCCGAGGACGTGCGGGCGCTCCTGCCGCAGCGATGGGACTACCTGGAGATCACCCAGGGCAACAACGACGCCGAGCTCGAGCGGCTCGCCGACGATTTCGCGGCAGGGACGCTGGCCGTCAGTGAGGAGTACGCCGCCCGGATCGTCGACTCCGTTGTCACGAACACCCCCAGGGTCGTCTACGGCAACGTCCCGAACACCGGTCTGATCACCAACCTTCCGAACGGCAGCTGCGTCGAGGTGCCCTGCCTGGTCGACCAGAACGGGGTACAGCCGACGTTCGTCGGCGACCTGCCGGCCGCGTGCGCCGGCATCAACCTGGCGTCGGTGGGCTACCAGCACTGCGTCGTCGAGGCCTATCGGCAGCGATCCAAGGACCTGATCTACGCCGCGGCCTCCCTCGACCGGCTCACCAGCTCGCTGCTGAGCCTGGACCAGATCCGAAGGATGTGCGACGAGATGATCGAAGCCCAGCAGCAGTGGCTGCCGGACGTGCGCTGA
- a CDS encoding amidohydrolase family protein, with the protein MTAQGGPADIPLSAYRPRPRLVLPEHHVPAARFPAIDAHTHLGRWLSGWAGREGEWLVQGVDDFLHDMSDYNVHGFVNLDGRWGDELRANIERFDERHPGRVATFCHVDWSLLTSAGPDALVANLTESVAAGAAGVKVWKDLGLHVRDADNALVLPDDDRLGPLWAAAGELGIPVWWHAADPVAFFDAVDHHNEYLELLQARPEWSFHGPRFPSFERLMESVESVVSSHPSTTFAAVHAGCYAENLGWVDRMLATYPNLHIDIAARIAQLGRQPRATRELCLRHPDRVLFGTDEVPHDGASYPTHFRFLETADEHFAHSADDPPLMGRWTISGLHLPDDVLRQVYSGNVRRLVPQLAATPGISEGKV; encoded by the coding sequence GTGACCGCGCAGGGCGGGCCGGCCGACATCCCGTTGAGTGCATATCGACCGAGGCCCCGGCTGGTGCTGCCCGAGCACCACGTGCCGGCCGCCCGGTTCCCTGCGATCGACGCCCACACCCATCTGGGTCGATGGCTGAGCGGTTGGGCGGGACGCGAGGGAGAGTGGCTCGTCCAGGGCGTCGACGACTTCCTGCATGACATGTCGGATTACAACGTTCACGGTTTCGTCAACCTCGACGGCCGGTGGGGCGACGAACTGCGGGCCAACATCGAACGGTTCGACGAGCGACACCCGGGACGGGTGGCCACTTTCTGTCACGTGGACTGGTCGCTGCTCACCTCCGCCGGCCCGGACGCACTGGTCGCGAACCTGACCGAATCCGTGGCTGCCGGAGCCGCCGGCGTGAAGGTGTGGAAAGACCTCGGACTCCACGTCAGGGATGCCGACAACGCATTGGTGCTACCCGACGACGATCGGCTCGGGCCACTGTGGGCCGCCGCGGGCGAACTCGGCATTCCGGTCTGGTGGCACGCGGCTGACCCCGTCGCGTTCTTCGATGCGGTCGACCATCACAACGAGTATCTCGAGTTGCTCCAGGCCCGCCCCGAGTGGTCCTTCCACGGTCCGCGGTTTCCATCCTTCGAGCGGCTGATGGAGTCCGTGGAGTCAGTGGTCAGCTCACACCCCAGCACGACGTTTGCGGCGGTGCACGCCGGCTGCTACGCCGAAAACCTGGGCTGGGTGGACCGGATGCTCGCCACCTATCCCAACCTGCACATCGACATCGCCGCCCGGATCGCACAACTCGGCCGGCAGCCTCGGGCGACCCGCGAGCTGTGTCTGCGGCACCCCGACCGGGTGCTGTTCGGCACCGACGAGGTTCCGCACGACGGCGCGAGCTACCCGACCCATTTCAGGTTCCTGGAGACCGCCGACGAGCACTTCGCGCACTCCGCCGACGATCCACCGCTGATGGGCCGCTGGACAATATCGGGTCTGCACCTGCCCGATGACGTGCTGCGGCAGGTCTACTCCGGCAACGTCCGGCGACTTGTGCCCCAGTTGGCGGCTACGCCCGGCATTTCGGAAGGGAAGGTATGA